In the genome of Candidatus Saccharibacteria bacterium, one region contains:
- the trxB gene encoding thioredoxin-disulfide reductase, which yields MEKKYDLIILGSGPAGLTAAIYATRAKLSTLILSGENPGGQLTTTSEVENFPGFSQGILGPDLMQSMEEQAKRFGAEIVLDQAYEVSFTGEHKLIMTRENKYQSRAVIVATGARAKWLGIASEAKFQGKGLSACATCDGFFFNDKRVAVVGGGDSAMEEALTLTKYAKSVDLIHRRDQLSASKIMQDRVLKHPKITVHWNSSVSEIIGDEFISGVRLDVIGSQEQKDLQVEGLFVAIGHQPATEMFQGHLDLDQMGYIQVTSQVFTSAQGIFAAGDVVDRRYRQAITAAGQGCMAALEVERYLAE from the coding sequence ATGGAAAAAAAATACGATCTAATTATCTTGGGTTCTGGTCCAGCTGGTCTGACTGCAGCTATTTATGCTACTCGAGCAAAACTTAGTACCCTAATACTCTCTGGTGAAAATCCTGGTGGACAGCTAACTACCACTAGTGAAGTAGAAAACTTTCCGGGCTTTAGCCAGGGAATATTGGGTCCTGATCTGATGCAGTCGATGGAGGAGCAAGCCAAACGATTTGGAGCTGAAATAGTTTTGGACCAGGCTTATGAGGTTAGTTTTACTGGTGAGCATAAATTGATTATGACTAGAGAGAATAAGTATCAGTCTAGAGCCGTAATTGTCGCTACAGGTGCTAGGGCAAAATGGTTAGGAATTGCCAGTGAGGCTAAATTTCAGGGCAAGGGCTTGTCGGCTTGTGCTACTTGCGATGGCTTCTTCTTTAATGATAAAAGGGTAGCTGTGGTAGGCGGTGGAGATAGTGCAATGGAGGAAGCGTTGACTTTGACTAAGTACGCTAAATCAGTTGATTTAATTCATCGTCGAGACCAATTATCAGCCAGTAAGATCATGCAAGATCGCGTACTTAAGCATCCAAAAATCACAGTCCATTGGAATAGTAGTGTATCAGAGATCATTGGCGACGAGTTTATATCTGGTGTCAGATTAGATGTTATTGGTAGTCAGGAACAAAAAGACCTTCAGGTGGAAGGACTCTTTGTAGCAATAGGTCACCAACCAGCCACTGAAATGTTCCAAGGTCACCTAGATTTAGACCAGATGGGCTATATCCAGGTAACAAGTCAGGTATTTACCTCTGCTCAAGGTATTTTTGCTGCTGGTGATGTAGTAGATAGGCGTTATAGGCAGGCGATCACTGCTGCTGGACAAGGTTGCATGGCTGCACTCGAAGTAGAGAGATATTTGGCTGAATGA
- a CDS encoding GNAT family N-acetyltransferase: protein MKPVKAKISDSWRLRDLIRGSLVDFAYYPEQKIDKIRSQHRVWDLIKARLNPDRTIYLIKDDSRLVAYLIGHNQNKDSFSLDWIYVIPKYRSRGLAKALLIRLEEDLAKKGLAKIELISYNAGGYYQQMGYKFVSKLEVENQLIVERYQKRIKGESRA, encoded by the coding sequence ATGAAGCCAGTTAAAGCCAAGATTTCTGATAGCTGGAGGCTTCGAGACTTGATCAGGGGGTCTTTGGTTGACTTTGCCTATTATCCAGAGCAAAAAATAGATAAAATACGATCACAGCATCGAGTATGGGACTTAATCAAAGCTAGGTTAAATCCAGATAGAACTATTTATCTCATCAAGGATGATTCCAGATTGGTAGCTTATTTGATTGGTCACAATCAAAACAAGGATAGTTTTAGTCTAGATTGGATCTATGTAATTCCAAAATACCGATCAAGGGGTCTTGCCAAAGCTTTGCTTATAAGACTAGAGGAGGATTTAGCGAAAAAGGGTCTAGCAAAAATCGAGTTAATTAGTTACAATGCTGGAGGGTATTATCAGCAAATGGGGTATAAATTCGTGTCAAAGCTGGAGGTTGAGAATCAGCTTATAGTAGAAAGATATCAAAAGAGGATCAAAGGAGAGTCTAGAGCGTGA